Proteins encoded in a region of the Syntrophorhabdaceae bacterium genome:
- a CDS encoding sigma 54-interacting transcriptional regulator yields MQNAEICYISPYPALTSLIRQCFIETPKPPLVIEAANAAAEIVSYTSLEQGIEVFVTTENNARYLRTRLSMPIVVIPFTAFDTICALKEASTQHGHPIALFQFLYHNPLLPTFEEIINCDIQEFVFQNEDDARDKLIQAKKEGFKVIVGGGLVHAMAQQVGCERVLLIPKKEAVLYSYDQAQQVVLARHTERHKAVVFRCVVEYSFDGIIVIDKENKITVFNPAAEHILGIPAQKAIGNTLYDVLPENILPPVIENGVAQLDQVKTFSQKNIIINAVPIYDHKELTEAIFTLQEVKRIESLEEKVRRTTHNNDFAATMTFDDIITISDTIRGIINHAKRFANSKETILITGETGTGKEIFAQSIHNESPFRGHPFVGVNCAAIPPTLLESELFGYAEGSFTGAKQGGKKGLFELAHGGTIFLDEIGELPQDAQLRLLRVLQEKQVRRVGDIKVIPVDVRVIAATNQQLEDAVRNGRFRSDLYYRLNVLQLRIPPLRERPEDILPLSDSFLHQSCTNTETRMIIKLILNKYQQVLTDYSWPGNIRELQNLVKRISVLCETKTDGSIEGIVRDMLSEILKIYPEKNTEMQQPSSIGLKDVLENTESALIARLYEQVNYNKSELARQLGVGRTTLWRKLNKLGLKQ; encoded by the coding sequence ATGCAAAACGCTGAAATTTGTTACATCTCGCCATATCCCGCCCTTACCTCCTTGATTCGCCAATGCTTTATTGAGACCCCGAAGCCACCGCTTGTCATCGAAGCAGCCAATGCTGCTGCCGAAATAGTATCGTACACTTCCTTGGAACAGGGTATTGAAGTCTTTGTTACCACAGAAAACAATGCCCGGTACCTTAGAACCAGACTCAGTATGCCCATTGTCGTTATCCCCTTCACAGCCTTCGATACCATATGTGCACTGAAAGAGGCAAGTACCCAACATGGTCACCCGATTGCCCTTTTCCAGTTTCTCTATCATAACCCCCTTTTACCGACTTTCGAGGAGATCATCAATTGCGATATTCAGGAGTTTGTATTCCAAAATGAAGACGACGCCCGCGATAAATTGATACAAGCAAAAAAGGAAGGGTTCAAGGTTATTGTGGGCGGAGGGCTGGTTCACGCTATGGCGCAGCAGGTGGGTTGTGAAAGGGTGTTATTAATCCCCAAAAAAGAGGCTGTTTTATATTCGTACGACCAAGCGCAGCAGGTAGTGCTGGCCCGTCATACCGAAAGACACAAAGCGGTGGTTTTCAGATGTGTTGTTGAGTATTCTTTCGATGGTATTATTGTGATTGACAAAGAGAATAAGATAACTGTTTTCAACCCCGCCGCAGAACACATATTAGGCATACCGGCACAGAAGGCAATCGGCAACACTTTGTATGACGTATTACCGGAAAACATACTCCCCCCGGTTATCGAGAATGGCGTGGCACAACTTGATCAGGTAAAGACCTTCTCTCAAAAAAATATCATCATAAATGCTGTTCCCATTTACGATCACAAGGAACTCACTGAGGCTATATTCACCCTGCAGGAGGTAAAAAGAATAGAATCCCTTGAGGAAAAGGTTCGTAGAACCACCCATAACAATGACTTCGCGGCAACAATGACCTTTGATGATATCATTACAATAAGCGACACGATACGTGGGATTATTAATCATGCAAAACGTTTTGCCAATTCAAAAGAAACTATCCTTATCACAGGCGAAACAGGTACTGGAAAAGAAATATTTGCTCAAAGCATCCATAATGAGAGCCCCTTCAGGGGCCACCCTTTTGTTGGGGTCAATTGCGCCGCTATTCCACCAACACTTTTAGAAAGCGAGCTCTTTGGGTATGCCGAGGGTTCTTTTACGGGGGCAAAACAAGGGGGCAAAAAAGGGCTCTTTGAACTCGCCCATGGGGGGACCATATTTCTTGATGAAATTGGCGAACTTCCACAGGATGCTCAGTTAAGGCTGCTTCGTGTACTTCAGGAAAAACAGGTCAGGCGCGTCGGAGATATCAAGGTTATCCCCGTAGACGTGAGAGTCATTGCCGCTACAAACCAGCAGCTTGAAGATGCTGTAAGAAATGGGCGATTCCGGTCTGACCTTTATTATCGCTTGAATGTTCTGCAGTTGAGGATCCCTCCTTTGCGTGAGCGTCCTGAAGATATATTACCGCTGTCAGACTCTTTCTTACATCAATCCTGCACAAATACAGAAACCCGAATGATTATAAAGTTAATCTTGAATAAGTACCAGCAGGTTTTGACAGATTATTCATGGCCTGGCAACATCAGGGAACTCCAGAATCTTGTTAAAAGAATATCTGTACTTTGCGAAACAAAAACGGATGGCTCTATTGAAGGGATTGTAAGGGATATGCTTAGTGAAATACTGAAGATATATCCTGAAAAGAATACAGAGATGCAGCAACCCTCTTCCATCGGTCTCAAAGACGTCTTAGAAAATACAGAGTCTGCTTTAATAGCCCGTCTTTATGAACAGGTGAATTATAATAAATCTGAGCTGGCCAGGCAATTAGGTGTAGGTAGAACAACCCTGTGGCGTAAACTGAACAAGCTTGGATTAAAACAGTAA
- a CDS encoding UbiX family flavin prenyltransferase: MKKIIVAISGASGIQYGVRMLEVLSKLEVETHLVITKSGINNLSIETKYTRSDLESMASYVYDFEDVGASIASGSFPIDGMVVAPCSIKTLSAIANSYNSNLVVRAADVTLKERRRLVLLVRETPLHEGHLELMLKVTRIGGIIMPPIPAFYHLPETIMDIVDQTIGKALDLFSIDAKLFTRWGTENEELKVELVQ, translated from the coding sequence ATGAAAAAGATCATTGTGGCTATATCAGGGGCTTCAGGTATTCAATATGGCGTGAGGATGTTGGAGGTGCTCTCTAAATTGGAGGTAGAGACCCACCTGGTCATCACAAAGTCCGGTATAAATAATCTATCGATAGAGACAAAATATACACGGTCCGATCTTGAGTCTATGGCATCGTATGTATACGATTTTGAAGATGTCGGTGCCTCTATAGCAAGCGGGTCTTTCCCGATAGACGGTATGGTAGTAGCCCCCTGTTCTATAAAAACACTCTCTGCGATAGCAAATTCCTACAACAGCAACCTTGTTGTAAGGGCTGCAGATGTAACCCTCAAAGAAAGAAGAAGGCTCGTGTTGCTTGTGAGAGAGACCCCCCTCCACGAAGGTCACCTTGAACTCATGTTAAAGGTGACAAGGATCGGAGGTATTATAATGCCTCCGATCCCCGCCTTCTACCACCTGCCGGAAACAATCATGGACATCGTTGATCAGACTATTGGCAAGGCGCTTGATCTCTTTTCAATAGATGCTAAACTTTTCACCAGATGGGGGACGGAAAATGAGGAATTGAAGGTAGAGCTGGTACAATAA
- a CDS encoding IS3 family transposase (programmed frameshift): protein MTKRPRRNHGAVFKAKVALEAIKGEQTLVKLSERFQVHPNQIAEWKKVLLEKAPEVFDKGKSSQKEPDIKELHAKIGQLAMENDFLFSRTRAHRRAERKEMIDKEHTLPITRQCTILNLSRSGICYIPVPVSDSDREIMRCIDEIHLEEPYLGSRGIKSIPKRRGYTIGRIHVRTFMRKMGIEAIYKKPRLSKPQPGHTVYPYLLRGLDITEANQVWCSDITYVPMEKGFCYLVAIMDWASRKVLSWRVSNTLDTSFCMEVLEEALMKYGKPDIFNTDQGSQFTSDAFTDILIHNNIRISMDGRNRWRDNIFIERLWKTVKYEEVYLKAYESITHAKKELEKFFDRYNTRRPHQGLNDRTPDEVY from the exons ATGACAAAAAGACCACGAAGGAACCATGGAGCAGTATTCAAGGCAAAGGTAGCATTGGAAGCAATCAAGGGAGAGCAGACGTTGGTGAAGTTATCAGAGCGTTTCCAGGTACACCCGAACCAGATCGCCGAATGGAAGAAGGTCCTTTTGGAAAAGGCCCCTGAAGTATTCGACAAAGGGAAATCATCTCAGAAAGAACCTGATATCAAGGAACTCCACGCCAAAATAGGGCAGCTTGCCATGGAGAACGATTTTTTAT TCAGTCGCACTCGGGCGCATAGACGGGCCGAGCGCAAAGAAATGATCGACAAGGAGCATACGTTGCCTATTACAAGACAGTGCACAATACTGAACCTCTCCCGGTCAGGCATCTGCTACATCCCTGTCCCGGTAAGCGACAGCGACAGGGAGATCATGCGTTGTATCGACGAGATCCACCTGGAAGAGCCTTATCTCGGTTCCAGGGGAATAAAAAGCATTCCGAAAAGGAGGGGCTACACAATAGGCAGGATACATGTCCGTACCTTTATGAGAAAGATGGGCATCGAGGCCATCTACAAGAAGCCCCGTCTTTCAAAACCCCAGCCTGGTCATACGGTCTATCCCTATCTCCTTCGTGGGCTTGACATAACGGAGGCCAATCAGGTTTGGTGCTCGGATATAACCTATGTTCCCATGGAAAAGGGATTTTGCTACCTCGTCGCTATAATGGACTGGGCAAGCAGGAAGGTGTTGTCGTGGAGGGTGTCAAATACGCTGGATACCTCATTTTGTATGGAAGTGCTGGAGGAAGCATTGATGAAATATGGCAAACCCGATATATTCAATACCGACCAGGGAAGCCAGTTCACCTCTGACGCATTTACCGATATTCTCATACACAACAACATCCGTATCAGCATGGACGGGCGCAATCGCTGGAGGGACAACATATTCATAGAGAGGCTATGGAAAACAGTAAAATATGAAGAGGTATATTTAAAGGCATATGAATCGATTACCCATGCGAAAAAGGAGCTTGAAAAATTCTTCGATCGGTATAATACCCGGCGGCCCCACCAGGGGCTTAACGACAGAACGCCTGACGAGGTGTACTGA
- a CDS encoding acetate--CoA ligase family protein has protein sequence MKPIEYPDLEVLFRPKSIAIVGATEDPGRVAGLPLKYALDHGYQGRLYPVNRSRDTVRGLKCYPTVKDIPDPVDVAMVVVPSHTVPEIIEECAAKEIKAVVIGVSGFAELDEKGRKLQERIVDTAKRSGMRICGPNTNGILNVHEHISLGYSFAQEVVIPGRLGYVTQSGALLSASVPRFSQRGVGMSFFAGAGNQADLEVMDYVRYLLDDPNTDVIATYVEGFNDPRKFPDVADIALERQKPLVMLKVGRSELAAKAAQSHTGSLASSDIVIDAICKQKGVTRVDDFNELIAVSSVFLKCKPPKGNRVGVITSSGGAIGMIADQAQGSGLVFADVSQKTKEQASQLLPWYGEFKSPFDIAAAGSKATQDFNLAKASVQFVLEDDNTDILLAVITPMDRRGTHNYLQAIVEASTISTKPIILFNPMADFREGEAEIIKQGSIPVLSDSAECVKAIDALIKFGQALNFRDTKQQAVRSSRAQSISEGLRKSNKKILSEHEAKELLAQYEIPVTKEKLAVSEDEAVRVAALIGYPVVLKVDSRDIPHKTEVGGVRLNIADEPSLRQSYSDILSSVSNHAPNASISGVLVQEMVSEGREVIVGISKDPQFGPIIMFGLGGVFVEVLKDVAIRRVPLSRFDAEEMVREIKGNALLGAFRGSPEADIDAIVDVLLKMSQLAVDLGDYITEIEINPLIVFEKGNGVKAVDALAVLNENMRGV, from the coding sequence GTGAAACCGATTGAATATCCTGATCTAGAAGTATTATTTCGCCCAAAGTCGATCGCGATTGTAGGAGCCACTGAAGACCCAGGCAGGGTGGCTGGGCTTCCACTCAAATATGCGCTCGATCATGGATATCAGGGGCGGCTCTATCCAGTTAACCGTAGCAGGGATACGGTCCGCGGTCTGAAGTGCTACCCGACTGTTAAAGATATTCCCGATCCCGTAGACGTAGCCATGGTCGTTGTGCCTTCACACACCGTACCAGAAATTATAGAGGAATGTGCGGCAAAAGAGATAAAGGCAGTAGTAATAGGTGTATCTGGCTTCGCGGAACTTGACGAGAAAGGTCGTAAGCTTCAGGAACGGATAGTTGATACTGCAAAAAGAAGCGGCATGAGAATTTGCGGCCCAAATACAAACGGCATACTTAATGTACACGAGCACATATCTCTTGGTTACTCCTTCGCCCAAGAGGTGGTCATACCAGGCAGGCTCGGCTATGTGACACAATCAGGCGCATTGCTCTCCGCTTCAGTGCCTCGGTTTTCTCAGCGGGGCGTAGGAATGAGTTTTTTTGCTGGCGCAGGAAACCAAGCGGATCTTGAGGTGATGGACTATGTACGTTACTTACTCGATGACCCAAATACCGATGTTATCGCTACATATGTCGAGGGATTTAATGACCCTCGCAAATTCCCCGATGTAGCCGATATTGCCCTAGAACGGCAAAAACCTCTCGTAATGCTCAAGGTTGGCCGATCAGAGCTCGCGGCAAAAGCCGCACAGAGCCATACGGGCTCTCTTGCCAGTTCAGATATAGTGATTGACGCAATCTGCAAGCAGAAAGGTGTCACGAGAGTGGATGACTTCAATGAATTAATCGCTGTTTCATCGGTTTTTCTCAAATGCAAACCTCCAAAAGGTAACAGGGTTGGCGTCATCACAAGTTCCGGTGGTGCAATCGGGATGATTGCAGATCAGGCACAAGGCAGCGGGTTAGTCTTTGCAGACGTTAGCCAAAAAACAAAAGAACAGGCCTCACAACTTTTACCTTGGTATGGCGAATTCAAGAGCCCCTTTGACATTGCTGCAGCTGGGTCTAAAGCGACACAGGACTTCAATCTTGCTAAAGCGTCCGTTCAATTTGTACTTGAGGATGATAATACGGATATCCTTCTTGCAGTCATTACCCCTATGGATCGTAGAGGCACACACAATTATCTGCAAGCGATCGTAGAGGCATCAACGATTTCCACAAAACCAATTATCCTCTTTAACCCCATGGCAGATTTTAGAGAGGGGGAGGCGGAGATTATCAAACAGGGATCAATACCGGTCCTCAGTGATAGTGCAGAATGCGTAAAGGCGATCGACGCTTTGATAAAGTTCGGACAGGCGTTAAATTTCCGAGATACCAAGCAACAAGCTGTGCGTTCTTCGCGGGCTCAATCAATTTCAGAAGGATTGAGGAAGTCAAATAAGAAAATTTTAAGCGAACATGAGGCCAAAGAGTTGCTGGCGCAATACGAAATCCCCGTTACAAAAGAAAAGTTGGCAGTCTCTGAGGATGAGGCGGTACGAGTCGCAGCGCTTATTGGTTATCCAGTTGTACTCAAGGTAGACTCCCGAGATATTCCCCACAAGACAGAGGTAGGCGGTGTTAGACTCAACATTGCAGACGAGCCAAGTCTCCGACAAAGCTACAGCGACATTTTGTCCTCTGTCAGCAATCATGCACCAAACGCTAGCATTTCGGGAGTACTTGTGCAAGAAATGGTTTCTGAGGGACGCGAAGTGATTGTCGGAATTTCGAAAGATCCTCAGTTCGGCCCGATTATCATGTTTGGTCTGGGTGGTGTCTTCGTCGAAGTATTGAAGGATGTGGCAATCAGGAGAGTCCCATTATCTCGATTTGACGCAGAGGAGATGGTCAGGGAAATCAAGGGTAACGCATTACTAGGTGCTTTCAGGGGAAGTCCCGAGGCTGATATCGACGCCATTGTTGATGTCCTCCTGAAGATGTCACAACTTGCCGTAGATTTAGGTGATTATATAACGGAAATCGAAATCAACCCATTGATAGTGTTTGAAAAAGGAAATGGAGTAAAGGCAGTTGATGCTCTTGCAGTATTAAACGAAAACATGCGAGGCGTATAA
- a CDS encoding IS1182 family transposase has product MGKSYKPYDLDQTFLPPPSLREWLPANHLVYFVADVVKVLDLSKIKDAYGSDERGQPPYHPAMMVSLLFYAYCIGIPSSRKIEKRTHEDIAFRILAAGHHPDHDTISSFRNTHLPALKDFFLQILLLCREAGLVKAGHISLDGTKMKANASKHKAMSYGRMMQREKELEREIERLLAKADKADALEDALYGKGKKGDEIPEEFAFRETRLKKIKEAKAALEKRVRKEKGKDPDPKDQINFTDPESRIMKDSATKEFVQGYNAQCAVDTASQIIIAADATGQTNDRKQIEPMTGLMQHNLGRLPKWLSADAGYFSEDNISFLQRHTIEALIPPVRI; this is encoded by the coding sequence ATGGGTAAATCCTATAAGCCGTATGATCTTGACCAGACATTCCTCCCGCCTCCATCTCTCCGGGAGTGGCTTCCCGCAAACCACCTTGTCTATTTTGTCGCCGATGTGGTGAAGGTCCTCGATCTGTCAAAGATCAAGGATGCGTACGGAAGTGATGAACGGGGTCAGCCTCCCTATCACCCTGCCATGATGGTTTCACTTCTTTTCTATGCGTACTGTATCGGCATCCCTTCTTCGCGTAAGATAGAAAAAAGAACACATGAAGATATTGCCTTCCGGATCCTCGCCGCAGGACATCACCCGGATCACGACACGATCTCTTCGTTCCGGAATACCCACCTTCCTGCCTTGAAAGATTTTTTCCTTCAGATACTGCTGCTCTGCCGGGAAGCCGGGCTGGTAAAGGCGGGACACATCAGTCTTGACGGGACAAAGATGAAGGCCAATGCATCGAAGCACAAGGCCATGAGCTACGGCCGCATGATGCAGCGCGAGAAGGAACTGGAACGGGAGATAGAAAGGCTTCTTGCGAAAGCCGATAAGGCCGATGCCCTGGAGGACGCGCTCTACGGCAAGGGCAAAAAAGGCGATGAGATCCCCGAAGAGTTCGCCTTCAGGGAAACAAGGCTTAAGAAGATCAAAGAGGCGAAGGCCGCCCTTGAGAAGCGTGTCCGGAAAGAAAAGGGCAAAGACCCCGATCCCAAAGACCAGATCAACTTCACCGATCCGGAAAGCAGAATAATGAAGGACTCCGCCACGAAGGAGTTCGTTCAGGGATACAACGCCCAGTGTGCGGTGGATACCGCATCGCAGATAATCATCGCCGCCGATGCGACCGGACAGACCAATGACAGGAAACAGATAGAGCCCATGACCGGTCTGATGCAGCACAATCTGGGACGTCTCCCGAAGTGGCTCTCTGCCGACGCGGGGTACTTCAGCGAAGACAATATCTCCTTTTTGCAACGGCACACCATAGAGGCGCTTATTCCTCCCGTCAGGATATGA